Sequence from the Aquimarina sp. Aq107 genome:
TTTACAACCGAGTTATTAACAGTTCAAAAAAAACACGAATTACTTATACAGGCTTTCTATTTATTTTATTTTTGCACGCAAGCAGATCACCTTATCGCTGTTTTGATTTATCAAAAGAGAGGAAAGTCCGGACACCATAGTGCAGTATAGCGGGTAACGCCCGTCCGTCGTGAGATGAGGACAAGTGCAGCAGAAAGTATGTACAGGTAAGGCTGTAGTGAAACCAGGTAAACTCTATACGGTGCAACGCCATGTATACCAACGCTTAAGGGTTGCGCGCCCAATGTTGGAGGGTAGGCGGTTTGATCTTGATAGTAATATCAAGGCTAGATAAATGATAAGGATTCCATCTTTGATGGATTACAGAATCCGGCTTATGATCTGCTTTTTTTATTTCTTTAGTTAGGCATACAATTTGATAAGATTGAATAAACAAGATAAAGATATGCCAATCAAAATCACCTTACTATTTCTGTTAATTTCCGTTGTATCAATCTCCGCCCAAAATCAGATTCCTAATACAGAAGAGTTGTTTGGAAAATGGATCATAGAAAAGGATTCTTATAACAAATTTAAAACGTATCTTATTAATGCTGAATTAGAAAATACTAATGTATCTACAAAGATTAATATTTTTAGAGATGTGTATACAGGAACACTAAAAATGGAATATATTAAACCGGTGGGGACTAAATATAATACTCCTAGACCTAGATGTGGAAATGGTCCTAAATTGATAAAAAATGTCAAAGGAAATTACGAGGCATATACTGTTTGCGCTTATGATCCGAAAAATGGAAAATTAAAAGTGTTGGACCCTAGTTTTATAGATGGTAAATTGTTTTATGTAAAAAAGGTTGGCATTGAAGAAATAGAGCTAATTAAAATCAAATAACTTTTTTACAAATCCTTTAACAAGTAGCAATACTATTTTTCTTGTACATTGTGCTACCAAAAGAAAATTGTATTTATGAATATTGCTATTGTTTGTTATCCAACCTTTGGAGGTAGTGGGGTAGTGGCTACAGAATTAGGAATTGCTCTTGCTAAATTAAACCATCAGGTACATTTCGTAACGTATAAACAACCAGTAAGACTTGGGTTATTAAGTCCCAATATTCATTTCCATGAAGTTACTGTTCCAGAATATCCTTTATTTCATTATCAACCTTATGAATTAGCTTTATCTAGTAAGTTGGTAAATACGGTAAAGAAATATGATATAGAATTACTACATGTACATTATGCCATACCGCACGCATATGCGGGATATATGGCCAAACAAATATTAGCAGAAGAAGGAATACATATTCCAATGGTAACAACATTACATGGTACTGATATTACATTGGTAGGAAATCATCCTTTTTATAAACCGGCTGTTACCTTTAGTATTAATAATAGTGATATTGTTACTTCAGTTTCCGAAAGTTTAAAAGATGATACATTAAGATTATTTGATATAAAAAAAACTATTGAGGTAGTTCCTAATTTTATTGAAGCTAGTGTACGTAAAACTGATTTTACAGATTGTCAGAGAGAGTTGATGGCTAAACCAGAAGAGCGTATAGTTACTCATATTAGTAATTTTAGACCAGTAAAAAGAATTATGGATATTGTAGACATATTCTATAATATTCAAAAAGAACTTCCCGCTAAGTTATTAATGGTAGGTGATGGTCCTGAGCGAAAAGCGGCTGAAAAGAAATGTAAAGAATTAGGGATAAAGGATCATGTGATTTTCCTTGGTAATAGTAATGAAATTGATAAAATATTATGTTTCTCTGATTTGTTTTTACTTCCTTCCGAGAGAGAAAGTTTCGGTTTAGCGGCTTTAGAAGCTATGGTAAATAAAGTTCCCGTAGTATCAAGTAATTCAGGAGGTATTCCAGAGGTTAATTTAGATGGTGTTTCTGGATATTTAAGTAATGTAGGGGATGTTCAGGAAATGTCTAATAATGCAATTCGTATTTTAAGAGATGACAAAACATTAAGTAAGTTTAAGGAAGGAGCATTTAACCAAGCATTGAAATTTGATATTGCTAATATAGTTCCTTTGTATATAGAATTATATGAGAGCGCACTCGCCGCAGTTTAGAGAAACAAAATAAAGCGCTATTATCAAAATAATAGCGCCTTACAACTAAACAAAAATCAAATCAATTGATTCTCGAGGGGTTTAAAAGATATATCTTGCAGCGATTCCGATATTGACTCCGAAGTTATCCACATCACTAAATCCTCCAGTATTTTCTATACTATGAATATCATAGGTTGGGCGAATACTAAATGCTACCTGCAGCGGAAAATCAAAACGATAATCTACTCCAAAATCAGCTCCAACATAAGGAAAGAATTCACTATCTCGATCATTGGTTATTCCGAAACCAAAAATGCTAGTTTTAAAGTCAATATAACCCGCACCTATTCCTGGACCGGCAAACCAATTTAGGTTATCCCAAATGTTATAACTCCAGTGAAAGTATGCTCCTCCACGATAGGTGTTAATGAATGAATTTGTTTTCCAACTAAGATTAACGTCAATTCTATTATGTTCTCCAAACATTTGACGTTGGTATGTGATTTCTGGACCAAATCCTTCATCACCAACAACTCCTTGTGATAATCTAATACCTATAACACTTTTAGGAATATCTTGTGCCTGAAGATTAATACTAGTTACAATTAAGATGAGAACAAAAAATAATTTTTTCATGATTATAAGGTTTTTTTAATATTTACCTTTTGTATGTAATCGAATGAAAAGGTTAACATATAATCGAAAAAAAATAAAAATCCCTCGACAATAGTGCCGAGGGATTTTTATTATGATATGTAAGATGTACTAAAACTTATATCTTGCACTTAGACCAAGATTAAATATAATATCATCATTTGTGTAATCATCAAAGTAAATTTCGGGTCGAAAATCTAAGGAAATTAGTAGAGGAAAGTCGAAATTGAATTCAATACCAACATCTCCCGTTACAAAACCAAAAGTCCCTAAGTCATCTCTATTATCAAGATCATTGTCATAATCCACAAGACCACCACCGATACCAGGCCCAACATACCAGTTTAGTCCTCCATCAATATTAAATACCCATTGATAGATACCAGTTAATTTAACAGCATTAAAACTATTTCTTCCTTGCACCCCTAAATTTAATTCTGCTCTAGTTTCAGGGCTTAATCTTGCTTGATATGTAGCTTCCGCCCAGAAACCATTACTTTCACTAAGTCTTAAACCTATAGCATGTTCTGAAATTTCTTGCGCTTGCGCTGTAAAAATTGAAGCAAATAATAAAGAGGTAATGATAAAAATACGCTTCGTCATTGTGATATTGTTTTTTTATTGTTATCCCAATATAACGTTAGATACTTTTTTTTAATATGATTGAATTGCTTAAGATTTTGTTAATTTCTAATTTAAATACAACATATGAATTCCTTTAATACCTGTCTAAGCTCCTTGTAATTTCATATCTGTACTTTCGAAAATTTTATCTGCCGAATTTGCAATAAATCCTGTAAAAAGTTGACCATTCTCTTGTTTGTGTCTAAATGCGAATTCATAATAACAAGAAGTAACCTCTTTGATCCCCTCAATAAATTCTATTTCGATTTTATCTGCTAAAATACTTGATTGTTCAAGAAATTGAGAAGGAGTTCCTTTGATCTCTCCACCAGAAGAATTTAGCACAAATCCGTTTTTCTTTAGAAAACTATTAAGACTAGTTAAGTTTTTAAAGTTGTTCAGTTTATTAACGTCTACTGTAAAGTGATTGGAGCAAAAACCATTAACGTACATCCAAGCAGCATATTCAGATTCTTGTTGTAAGTTTTTATAGGTTTCATAGGATGGTGTCTCCCAAACCCTACCTTTTAATATTAAATCATCTTGGTCAAAAATTGTACTCTCGACGTTATCCAATAATTCTTTTACAGTTTTCTGAAGCTGTTCAGTAAAATGATGGCTTAGCAATTGACTTATGAAAATTTTTGGAGCATCAGGATTATCAGCATGTTCGTAATGTTTAGCATACAGCTTTTTAGCTTCAAAATGATATTCATTTATTTCTTTATAACCCATTGCTAAAAATGGTTTAGCAATTACACTAATATTAGTTCTTGGGTCATCAAAAGTTCTAATTGCGATATGATCATTGAA
This genomic interval carries:
- the bshA gene encoding N-acetyl-alpha-D-glucosaminyl L-malate synthase BshA, whose protein sequence is MNIAIVCYPTFGGSGVVATELGIALAKLNHQVHFVTYKQPVRLGLLSPNIHFHEVTVPEYPLFHYQPYELALSSKLVNTVKKYDIELLHVHYAIPHAYAGYMAKQILAEEGIHIPMVTTLHGTDITLVGNHPFYKPAVTFSINNSDIVTSVSESLKDDTLRLFDIKKTIEVVPNFIEASVRKTDFTDCQRELMAKPEERIVTHISNFRPVKRIMDIVDIFYNIQKELPAKLLMVGDGPERKAAEKKCKELGIKDHVIFLGNSNEIDKILCFSDLFLLPSERESFGLAALEAMVNKVPVVSSNSGGIPEVNLDGVSGYLSNVGDVQEMSNNAIRILRDDKTLSKFKEGAFNQALKFDIANIVPLYIELYESALAAV
- a CDS encoding DUF1338 domain-containing protein, whose protein sequence is MNSTLFFEELWKQYAHKTPSANKVKSLLAGENETIFNDHIAIRTFDDPRTNISVIAKPFLAMGYKEINEYHFEAKKLYAKHYEHADNPDAPKIFISQLLSHHFTEQLQKTVKELLDNVESTIFDQDDLILKGRVWETPSYETYKNLQQESEYAAWMYVNGFCSNHFTVDVNKLNNFKNLTSLNSFLKKNGFVLNSSGGEIKGTPSQFLEQSSILADKIEIEFIEGIKEVTSCYYEFAFRHKQENGQLFTGFIANSADKIFESTDMKLQGA